A stretch of the uncultured Desulfobacter sp. genome encodes the following:
- the proV gene encoding glycine betaine/L-proline ABC transporter ATP-binding protein ProV translates to MDQIIIKNIFKIFGPDPKKAISLIDQGFTKEEVLEKTGMTVGVNNADFTIKRGEIFVVMGLSGSGKSTLVRMFNRLIEPSSGEIHINGQNITAMENKDLVKFRLKHMSMVFQSFALMPHLTVLENAAFGLELAGEPKSVRNQRATEALSQVGLEGWEDQYPKQLSGGMQQRVGLARALAADPDIMLMDEAFSALDPLIRTEMQDELIKLQEDSERTIVFISHDLDEALRIGDRIAIMEGGRVVQVGTPEEILQNPADDYVRAFFRGVDPTNVISAGEIVNTNYPTIIKTKKGDIRSSLELLNARDFNHGYVLNAKRQFLGIVSIDTLQDAVENGRSKESLEICYLPEVNPANVNDNMQDILPEVASKGFPIPVLDDNNIFKGVVSKNRFLKTLHKSEVNGHNGSANGYEEPAQPLQTAL, encoded by the coding sequence ATGGATCAAATTATTATTAAGAATATTTTTAAGATATTCGGCCCGGATCCCAAAAAGGCAATATCCCTTATTGATCAGGGTTTCACCAAGGAAGAAGTCCTTGAAAAAACGGGCATGACCGTGGGCGTGAACAATGCGGATTTCACAATTAAACGCGGAGAAATATTCGTGGTCATGGGGCTGTCCGGATCAGGCAAATCCACCCTGGTCAGAATGTTCAACCGGCTGATTGAACCATCGTCCGGTGAAATCCACATCAACGGCCAAAACATTACAGCCATGGAAAATAAGGACCTTGTGAAGTTCAGACTTAAACATATGAGCATGGTGTTTCAATCCTTTGCCCTGATGCCCCATCTCACGGTCCTGGAAAATGCCGCCTTTGGTCTTGAACTGGCCGGTGAACCCAAATCCGTGAGAAATCAGCGAGCGACTGAAGCGTTAAGTCAGGTGGGCCTGGAAGGCTGGGAAGACCAGTACCCCAAACAACTATCCGGAGGCATGCAGCAGCGTGTCGGTCTGGCCAGGGCTCTGGCCGCAGACCCGGACATTATGTTGATGGACGAAGCCTTTTCCGCCCTGGATCCGCTGATCCGAACCGAGATGCAGGATGAACTTATCAAACTCCAGGAAGACAGCGAAAGGACCATTGTATTTATCTCCCACGACCTGGATGAAGCCCTTAGAATCGGCGACCGCATCGCCATCATGGAAGGGGGACGTGTTGTCCAGGTAGGCACCCCCGAAGAGATTCTCCAGAATCCGGCCGATGATTATGTCCGGGCCTTTTTCAGGGGCGTGGATCCCACCAACGTCATTTCAGCCGGAGAAATTGTCAACACAAATTACCCTACAATTATCAAAACAAAAAAAGGCGATATCCGAAGCTCCCTGGAGCTGTTAAATGCCAGGGATTTCAACCATGGTTATGTGCTGAACGCCAAACGCCAATTTTTGGGAATCGTATCCATTGATACCCTTCAGGATGCAGTGGAAAACGGCCGTTCAAAAGAGTCTCTTGAGATCTGCTATTTGCCGGAAGTCAATCCGGCAAATGTCAATGACAACATGCAGGATATTCTTCCAGAAGTGGCGTCTAAGGGCTTTCCCATCCCTGTACTTGATGACAATAATATATTTAAAGGTGTGGTTTCAAAAAACAGGTTCCTGAAAACCCTTCACAAATCAGAAGTTAATGGCCATAACGGATCGGCAAACGGATATGAAGAACCGGCCCAACCCCTCCAAACCGCTCTTTAG
- a CDS encoding proline/glycine betaine ABC transporter permease, with protein sequence MFDEKVLPIDIWITAFVDWLVNNYRDIFQVIKWPVEQILTGLDIGLNAVPPIIIIAILAFCAWRFSGWALAVFSIVAMVFIGLIGFWSDTMTTLAMVLASVLFSTIVGVPVGIAAGRSDRVETLVRPFLDAMQTTPSFVYLVPIVMLFSVGNVAGVLATIIFAMPPIIRLTSLGIRGVHPELVEAATAFGATRKQVLFKVQIPLAMPTILAGLNQTIMMALAMVVIAALIGAGGLGSPVIQGLNTLDIGLAVMAGLSIVLVAVLLDRITQSMAGKN encoded by the coding sequence ATGTTTGATGAAAAAGTACTCCCTATAGACATTTGGATCACGGCGTTTGTTGACTGGTTGGTCAACAATTACCGTGATATTTTTCAAGTTATAAAATGGCCGGTGGAACAGATTCTAACCGGTCTCGACATTGGGCTTAACGCTGTGCCGCCGATCATTATAATAGCCATTCTGGCTTTTTGTGCATGGCGCTTTTCAGGATGGGCCCTGGCTGTTTTCAGCATAGTGGCAATGGTATTTATCGGTCTGATAGGCTTCTGGTCAGACACCATGACCACCCTGGCCATGGTTTTGGCCTCGGTTTTGTTTTCCACCATTGTCGGGGTTCCAGTCGGTATTGCCGCCGGGCGAAGCGACCGGGTGGAAACCCTTGTCAGGCCCTTTTTAGATGCCATGCAGACCACCCCGTCCTTTGTATACCTGGTTCCCATTGTCATGCTCTTTTCCGTGGGGAATGTAGCAGGCGTCCTTGCCACCATTATTTTTGCCATGCCTCCCATTATCCGCCTGACAAGTCTTGGTATCCGCGGGGTACATCCGGAACTGGTTGAAGCGGCCACCGCCTTTGGCGCGACCCGTAAGCAGGTATTGTTCAAGGTCCAGATTCCTCTGGCCATGCCCACTATACTGGCGGGACTGAACCAGACCATTATGATGGCTCTTGCTATGGTGGTCATTGCAGCATTGATCGGGGCCGGCGGTTTGGGATCGCCTGTCATCCAGGGACTGAACACACTGGATATCGGCCTTGCCGTTATGGCGGGGTTAAGCATTGTTTTGGTGGCGGTGTTGTTGGACAGGATAACCCAGTCCATGGCCGGTAAAAATTAG
- the proX gene encoding glycine betaine/L-proline ABC transporter substrate-binding protein ProX, whose amino-acid sequence MNIAKKICLFLVAVSMIMVTPAFASSDKPGEGVTVKPARATWNTGYFQEAIVSRALTELGYNVKKPKDLKNPIFYKALTLGDLDYWCNGWFPMHNDQLPKDFDVKAEKIGYVAQAGGLQGYLVSKDAVEKYNIKSLDDFKREDVKKAFDKNHDGKADLTACPPGWGCEKVIAHHLKVYDLEDDINPVKASYEAGMASAIGAFKAGEPIFFYTWTPNWTVYKLKPGKDVMWVNVPKIAPTKAQAVAEDRMTQSGVDGSVTDPVKLGFVVSDIRIVANKKFLADNPAAKKFLEIFTLPLADINEQNTRMNAGEKSAKDIQKHVTEWIAKNQAKWDDWLAQARAAAK is encoded by the coding sequence ATGAACATTGCAAAAAAGATCTGCTTATTTCTGGTTGCGGTTTCCATGATCATGGTCACCCCGGCCTTTGCATCTTCGGACAAACCCGGAGAAGGCGTCACAGTTAAACCTGCACGGGCGACCTGGAACACAGGCTATTTTCAGGAGGCAATTGTCAGCCGCGCCTTAACCGAATTAGGCTATAACGTCAAGAAACCCAAAGACCTGAAAAACCCGATTTTTTACAAAGCATTGACCTTGGGCGACTTGGACTATTGGTGCAATGGATGGTTTCCCATGCATAACGACCAACTCCCCAAAGATTTCGATGTCAAAGCTGAAAAAATTGGATACGTGGCTCAGGCCGGCGGACTTCAGGGGTATCTGGTATCTAAAGATGCGGTTGAAAAATACAACATCAAATCATTGGATGACTTTAAACGCGAAGACGTTAAAAAGGCTTTTGACAAAAACCATGACGGCAAAGCCGATTTGACCGCTTGCCCTCCGGGATGGGGATGCGAAAAAGTGATTGCCCATCACTTGAAAGTTTATGATCTCGAAGATGACATCAATCCTGTAAAAGCATCTTATGAAGCGGGCATGGCATCTGCTATCGGCGCATTCAAAGCAGGAGAACCCATCTTCTTTTACACCTGGACCCCGAACTGGACCGTGTATAAGCTTAAACCCGGCAAAGACGTCATGTGGGTTAACGTACCTAAAATTGCGCCCACTAAAGCCCAAGCCGTGGCCGAGGATAGAATGACCCAGTCCGGCGTTGACGGCTCGGTTACCGATCCTGTGAAGCTGGGATTTGTTGTTTCAGATATCCGCATTGTAGCCAACAAGAAATTTTTAGCAGACAACCCTGCCGCTAAAAAATTTCTTGAAATATTCACCCTGCCCTTGGCAGATATCAATGAGCAGAACACCCGCATGAACGCAGGTGAAAAATCCGCCAAAGACATCCAGAAACATGTCACCGAGTGGATTGCTAAAAATCAGGCCAAATGGGACGACTGGCTGGCCCAAGCCCGGGCTGCAGCAAAATAG
- a CDS encoding BMP family ABC transporter substrate-binding protein: protein MKIKISILIAGFVFLFAMILTGCGEQDQSKQASNSPETADEVKGEVAETAEQTQQVPTAEKKLKAGFIYVGPVGDYGWSHAHDLGKRYVESLYPWLETVIVESVAESDSLRIMDRLVQQQKCDVIFTTSFGYMDDTLKAAEKYPNTKFMHCSGFKRSKNLGTYFGDLYQMYYLNGMMAGALTKSNKLGYVAAYPIPELIRHINAYALGAQAVNPDATVSVKWIYAWYGPDKAKEAAEALIAEGCDALAFTEDTPAVIEVGQAHCEKGKQIYTFSHYSPMQAYGKDSVVSGQRMDWGGMYAKILKDIYEGTWDPTQDIWWLTKEKAAILGGSLDDAVNPKFIVPLTQAMIQTEQYGEISAYDLVMKRYEQMQQGVDVFDPFMGPISDNTGDIKIRPGERASKEDLLSMMYYVDNVKGEIPNK from the coding sequence ATGAAAATCAAAATAAGTATACTGATTGCCGGTTTTGTTTTTCTTTTTGCAATGATTCTTACCGGCTGCGGAGAGCAGGACCAATCGAAACAAGCATCTAACAGCCCAGAGACAGCGGATGAAGTTAAAGGTGAGGTCGCTGAAACTGCAGAACAGACACAGCAAGTACCGACCGCCGAAAAAAAGCTGAAAGCCGGTTTTATCTATGTTGGGCCTGTAGGTGATTATGGATGGTCCCATGCCCATGATTTAGGTAAAAGATATGTTGAATCGTTGTACCCCTGGCTGGAGACCGTTATCGTGGAATCCGTTGCCGAATCAGATTCCTTGCGAATTATGGATCGCCTTGTTCAGCAGCAAAAATGTGATGTGATCTTTACCACAAGTTTCGGCTACATGGATGACACCCTTAAAGCCGCAGAAAAATATCCGAATACAAAATTCATGCACTGCTCCGGTTTCAAGCGCAGCAAAAACCTGGGCACCTATTTTGGTGATCTTTATCAGATGTACTACCTCAACGGCATGATGGCAGGCGCATTGACCAAGTCCAATAAACTGGGCTACGTGGCCGCCTACCCCATTCCCGAACTGATCCGCCACATCAACGCCTATGCCCTTGGCGCCCAGGCCGTCAACCCCGATGCCACCGTAAGCGTAAAATGGATCTATGCCTGGTACGGTCCGGACAAAGCCAAGGAAGCAGCCGAAGCACTAATTGCAGAAGGCTGTGATGCACTGGCGTTCACCGAGGATACCCCGGCAGTTATTGAAGTGGGCCAGGCCCATTGTGAAAAAGGCAAACAAATCTACACATTTTCCCATTATTCCCCCATGCAGGCGTATGGTAAAGATTCAGTGGTCTCCGGCCAACGCATGGATTGGGGCGGCATGTATGCTAAAATTCTAAAAGATATTTATGAAGGCACTTGGGACCCCACCCAGGATATCTGGTGGCTTACCAAGGAGAAGGCGGCAATTCTGGGCGGCAGCCTTGATGACGCCGTCAACCCCAAGTTTATTGTACCTTTAACGCAGGCCATGATTCAAACTGAACAATATGGTGAAATCAGCGCCTATGACCTGGTCATGAAACGTTATGAACAGATGCAACAGGGCGTTGACGTATTTGATCCGTTCATGGGTCCGATTTCGGACAACACGGGTGACATCAAAATTAGGCCGGGGGAACGCGCCTCCAAGGAAGATCTGCTTTCCATGATGTATTATGTAGACAATGTAAAAGGCGAAATCCCCAACAAATAG
- a CDS encoding ABC transporter ATP-binding protein has translation MIKIQRLEMKDICKSFQGVHANKDINLEINSGEILGLLGENGAGKTTLMNILYGIYQPDSGSVLINGKPVRISNPLESITLGIGMVHQHFMLIQNHSVIENIALGYKATPFLFPQKVLRKKIKAFSSQFDFQIDLDQKVWQLSAGEQQRVEIIKTLLNGADLLILDEPTSVLTPQEIKELIEILRRMKADGHSVIFISHKLDEIMDICDRVTVLRKGRIAGAAQTKDTDKLGLARMMVGKDVALTMNREKLPKGDRVLSVQNIHVTGDKGLAAVKNVSFDVYKNEILGVAGVAGNGQRELAEAITGIRAIDSGSVMINGRDITNMSPKKIYDNGVSHVPEERIRFGIAPGLLLYDNAILKQHHLKKFSKRYFLKYESIKLHAKSIITEFRVATHSINNQIRNLSGGNIQKLILGREISEQPQLLVASHPTYGLDVGATMFLREHLLKLCSQGSSVLLFSEDLDEIFELCDRVAVIFAGEFMGILDTDDEQVSDIGLMMAGSKRIDTKPVKAKIAN, from the coding sequence ATGATAAAAATACAGCGCCTTGAAATGAAGGATATTTGCAAGTCGTTCCAGGGTGTCCATGCCAACAAGGATATCAACCTTGAAATCAATTCCGGGGAGATCCTGGGATTGCTGGGGGAGAACGGTGCCGGAAAGACCACACTGATGAATATTCTTTATGGCATTTATCAGCCGGATTCGGGCAGCGTTCTGATCAACGGCAAGCCTGTACGAATTTCCAATCCGCTGGAATCCATTACTCTGGGCATTGGCATGGTTCACCAGCACTTCATGCTGATTCAGAATCATTCTGTGATTGAAAACATCGCACTTGGATATAAAGCCACCCCGTTTCTATTTCCCCAAAAAGTATTGCGCAAAAAAATAAAAGCATTTTCAAGCCAATTTGATTTCCAGATTGACCTTGATCAAAAGGTGTGGCAGCTGTCCGCCGGAGAACAGCAGCGGGTTGAAATCATAAAAACCCTTTTAAACGGGGCGGACTTGCTTATTTTGGACGAACCCACATCCGTTCTGACGCCCCAGGAGATCAAAGAGCTCATTGAAATTCTCCGCAGGATGAAAGCTGACGGCCATAGTGTGATTTTCATCTCCCACAAACTCGATGAAATTATGGATATCTGCGACCGGGTTACCGTACTGCGTAAAGGACGAATAGCGGGGGCTGCTCAGACCAAAGATACGGACAAATTGGGACTTGCCCGAATGATGGTGGGCAAGGATGTAGCTCTGACCATGAATCGGGAAAAGCTGCCTAAAGGAGACCGTGTACTCAGTGTCCAAAATATCCATGTCACAGGAGACAAAGGACTTGCCGCAGTTAAAAACGTATCCTTTGATGTGTACAAAAATGAAATATTGGGTGTGGCAGGTGTGGCCGGGAACGGACAGCGGGAGCTGGCCGAGGCCATCACCGGTATCCGGGCCATTGACTCAGGCAGCGTGATGATCAACGGCAGGGACATTACCAATATGTCCCCCAAAAAGATTTATGATAACGGGGTCTCCCACGTCCCCGAGGAACGCATCCGGTTTGGTATTGCGCCAGGCCTTTTACTATATGACAATGCCATTTTAAAACAGCATCATCTCAAAAAATTTTCTAAACGGTATTTTCTTAAATACGAAAGCATTAAATTACATGCAAAATCCATTATAACCGAATTCCGGGTGGCCACACACTCCATTAACAACCAGATCAGAAACCTTTCCGGCGGCAACATCCAGAAATTGATCCTTGGCCGGGAAATCAGCGAGCAACCACAGTTGCTGGTGGCATCTCACCCCACCTACGGGCTTGATGTCGGCGCCACCATGTTCCTGCGTGAACATCTGCTCAAACTTTGCAGCCAGGGCAGTTCCGTGCTGCTTTTCTCGGAGGATCTGGATGAAATTTTTGAACTGTGCGACCGCGTGGCCGTAATTTTCGCAGGCGAGTTTATGGGCATTCTGGATACCGATGATGAACAGGTCAGCGATATCGGCCTGATGATGGCCGGCTCAAAACGCATTGACACGAAACCGGTCAAAGCAAAAATTGCAAATTAA
- a CDS encoding ABC transporter permease, translated as MIRITTSDRYNITALRSFMTNVAALGAGILVISLIFLAAGVNPLYAVSQIFIESFGSVYGIKETITKAIPLILIGAGLTLAFRAKFWNIGAEGQLLMGAVFATWTAQHLGNTLPSVIIVPLIFTAGFIGGALWGIIPAILKIKYAINEVITTLMLNYICAEFLTMLIVGPWKGKTRFGFPGTDALPDAAILGVLPGSRIHYATLILAILCSVGLCILIYRTRFGYEARVVGENPDAGKYAGIDFLKTSLILMAISGGLAGFAGVGEVAGIHHYLGYPASVSSGYGFTAIIVAWLAKLNPLYAIVSGLFFAGIIVGGDAIQISLGLPAATVEIVNGILLIFLIMGDYFLYHKVQIHWPRANSYQ; from the coding sequence ATGATACGGATTACCACAAGCGACCGCTACAATATTACTGCTTTAAGATCCTTTATGACCAATGTCGCCGCCCTTGGGGCTGGTATTTTGGTCATCAGCCTCATTTTTCTTGCCGCAGGCGTCAACCCGTTGTATGCGGTCTCCCAGATATTTATTGAATCCTTTGGATCTGTTTACGGCATCAAGGAAACCATTACCAAAGCCATTCCTCTGATCCTCATCGGGGCAGGCCTTACCCTTGCTTTCAGAGCCAAATTTTGGAACATCGGTGCCGAAGGCCAACTGCTCATGGGTGCCGTCTTCGCCACATGGACTGCCCAGCATCTGGGCAATACCCTGCCATCTGTCATTATCGTACCGTTGATATTTACGGCCGGTTTCATCGGCGGTGCATTATGGGGCATTATTCCGGCCATACTCAAAATTAAATATGCCATTAACGAAGTCATCACCACCCTGATGCTCAATTATATCTGCGCAGAATTTTTAACCATGCTCATTGTTGGGCCATGGAAGGGGAAAACCCGGTTTGGATTTCCGGGCACGGATGCTCTGCCCGATGCCGCCATTTTAGGCGTACTGCCCGGGTCCCGTATTCATTATGCCACCCTGATCCTGGCCATTCTCTGTTCAGTGGGGCTGTGTATCTTAATTTATAGAACCCGGTTCGGCTACGAAGCTCGGGTGGTGGGAGAAAACCCCGATGCCGGCAAATATGCGGGCATTGATTTTCTTAAAACCAGCCTCATTCTTATGGCCATTTCAGGGGGACTTGCAGGTTTTGCCGGTGTGGGAGAGGTGGCGGGCATCCACCATTACTTAGGATATCCTGCCTCGGTCTCATCCGGGTATGGATTCACCGCCATCATTGTGGCCTGGCTGGCCAAACTGAATCCCCTGTATGCCATTGTGTCGGGGCTGTTTTTCGCCGGCATTATCGTGGGCGGAGATGCGATCCAGATATCATTAGGACTGCCGGCGGCCACAGTTGAAATTGTCAACGGCATCCTGCTTATCTTTCTGATCATGGGGGATTACTTTTTATACCATAAGGTTCAAATCCACTGGCCTCGGGCCAACAGCTATCAATAA
- a CDS encoding ABC transporter permease, with amino-acid sequence MEEIIISTIQRTMVAGTPLLLATTGEVICERAGILNLGVEGVMAVGAVTAFIVTMTTGHPWLGVVAAMAAGVAVSLIHAVASVTLQANQVVSGLALTMLGLGLSGMMGKPYVGRPLSIKMDDMAIPFLSDLPWIGKALFHQSPFLYLAIVLAIAAWFFLDFTQLGIQIRSTGENPKATETQGVNVSLVRYTCVLTGGVFSALAGAHLSISYSSSWAEGMTAGRGWIAIALTIFALWNPGRAIFASFIFGGIFVLQYLLQPLGISPNFLAMLPYLSTLIILLAISFKDPRRLNAPAWLGAAYKRGER; translated from the coding sequence ATGGAAGAGATCATCATTTCAACAATTCAAAGAACCATGGTAGCAGGCACACCACTGCTTTTGGCAACAACCGGCGAAGTGATCTGTGAACGGGCGGGCATCCTTAATTTGGGTGTGGAAGGCGTTATGGCTGTAGGCGCCGTCACCGCTTTTATTGTCACGATGACAACGGGGCACCCCTGGCTTGGTGTCGTTGCTGCCATGGCAGCAGGTGTTGCCGTTTCCCTGATCCATGCCGTGGCATCAGTAACGCTGCAGGCCAATCAGGTGGTCTCAGGCCTTGCGTTGACCATGCTGGGCTTAGGGTTGTCCGGGATGATGGGAAAGCCTTATGTGGGCCGCCCCCTGAGCATTAAAATGGATGATATGGCGATTCCCTTTTTATCTGATCTGCCCTGGATCGGCAAAGCCCTTTTTCACCAAAGTCCCTTTCTTTACCTGGCAATAGTCCTGGCAATAGCCGCCTGGTTTTTTTTGGACTTTACCCAATTGGGCATTCAGATCAGATCCACCGGGGAAAACCCCAAGGCCACGGAGACCCAGGGAGTGAACGTTTCTTTGGTTCGATATACATGCGTTCTGACGGGTGGTGTTTTCTCCGCCCTTGCCGGGGCGCACCTGTCCATCTCGTACTCATCTTCCTGGGCAGAGGGTATGACAGCCGGTCGAGGCTGGATCGCAATTGCCCTGACCATCTTTGCCTTGTGGAATCCGGGTCGGGCCATTTTTGCCTCATTTATATTTGGCGGTATTTTTGTACTCCAATATCTGCTCCAGCCTTTGGGGATTTCTCCCAATTTTCTGGCCATGCTGCCCTACCTGTCTACATTGATCATTCTTCTGGCTATCTCTTTTAAAGACCCAAGACGGCTCAACGCCCCTGCCTGGTTAGGTGCAGCTTACAAACGAGGTGAACGATAA
- a CDS encoding DUF3334 family protein: MEISTNQSIDSIAKLFLKTTQTMLEQSTGKEINYANTIQKITKVCMMPDLTCFVQFYGDYMGLVIFNFSDEAAFEIYKHYMINMGMPEEELAISISNPEVADTIGEITNQLMGQLIKSVEETYDLNACYGQPKALTISSAISLSINDTYTENRRLSFRIDNSIFRIEIAMENSEFIDADGL; this comes from the coding sequence ATGGAAATCTCAACCAATCAGTCCATTGACAGCATTGCCAAACTTTTCTTGAAAACAACCCAGACCATGCTTGAACAAAGCACCGGTAAAGAAATAAATTACGCCAACACCATCCAGAAAATCACCAAAGTATGCATGATGCCGGACCTGACCTGCTTTGTTCAGTTCTACGGAGACTACATGGGCCTTGTAATTTTCAATTTCAGTGATGAGGCTGCCTTTGAAATTTACAAGCACTACATGATCAACATGGGCATGCCTGAAGAAGAACTGGCCATATCGATTTCCAACCCTGAAGTGGCGGATACCATAGGCGAAATCACCAATCAGCTCATGGGGCAATTAATAAAATCCGTTGAAGAAACATATGACCTGAATGCCTGTTACGGCCAGCCCAAAGCATTGACCATCAGTTCGGCCATCTCCTTGTCCATTAACGACACTTACACGGAAAACCGCCGCCTCTCCTTTAGGATCGATAACTCAATTTTCCGCATTGAAATTGCCATGGAAAATTCTGAATTTATTGATGCAGACGGCCTCTAA
- a CDS encoding M48 family metalloprotease — translation MGPFKQAVSLILSIVLLFPATTFAISIPDELKLGKEYLQLIKDKGVILHDPVAQKMIEIVGNAIVKQLPPQPFHFDFFMINDDSFNAFATPAANIFVHRGLITSLDNIDELAGILAHEIGHAVGRHVSQSIDRSKIVATGSLAGMIAGILIGAAAGSSEAGQALTYGSMAAGQSAMLTYTRENETEADQKAVLFLEKTGYSPKGILDSLLKIRQTDYQGVENIPDYFKTHPGTAARVSHLSAILTDYTPPADKPSPPENFDYNMVKYRVIGLYANPDAYIPKIEIALHNDPDNVAFHYGLGLLYGRVTRINEGIEQLNKALAKDPFDPMILLELGRLYIRNTEYSRAITILDSMADAPLLGDWAIFNRSVAQIQNGNLPAAQKGLEHVLDNGKPGFEKANYHMAEIMSRQSEKALSNYYLGVYYARIHDEQNAARQLERALDTLDDEKMREKAQNELENLTGKGRKRTNQSKRM, via the coding sequence ATGGGACCATTTAAACAGGCTGTAAGCCTTATTTTGTCTATCGTGCTGTTATTTCCTGCCACAACTTTTGCCATCTCCATTCCCGATGAGCTCAAACTTGGAAAAGAATATTTACAACTAATAAAAGACAAAGGCGTCATTCTTCACGACCCTGTTGCCCAAAAAATGATTGAAATAGTGGGCAATGCCATTGTCAAACAATTACCACCACAACCCTTTCATTTTGATTTTTTCATGATCAATGACGACTCGTTTAATGCCTTTGCCACACCAGCTGCCAATATTTTTGTGCACCGTGGATTAATTACGTCCCTTGATAATATTGACGAACTTGCAGGCATTTTGGCCCATGAAATCGGCCATGCTGTCGGCAGACACGTGTCCCAGTCCATTGATAGATCCAAAATAGTGGCAACCGGCAGTCTGGCCGGGATGATAGCCGGCATCCTTATCGGTGCCGCAGCGGGCAGTTCAGAAGCAGGCCAGGCCCTGACCTATGGCTCCATGGCTGCCGGGCAGTCTGCCATGCTGACCTATACCCGGGAAAATGAAACCGAGGCAGATCAAAAAGCAGTTCTTTTTCTTGAAAAAACAGGATATTCGCCCAAAGGAATACTGGACAGCCTGTTGAAGATCAGGCAGACCGATTACCAGGGGGTTGAAAACATTCCTGACTACTTTAAAACCCACCCGGGTACAGCGGCCAGGGTGTCCCATTTATCGGCAATTTTGACAGATTACACACCACCTGCCGACAAACCTTCGCCACCGGAAAATTTTGACTACAACATGGTTAAATACCGGGTGATTGGGCTTTACGCCAATCCTGACGCCTATATCCCGAAAATTGAAATTGCCCTGCACAACGATCCCGACAATGTGGCCTTTCATTATGGTTTAGGTCTTTTATACGGCCGGGTCACACGGATCAATGAGGGGATTGAACAGCTAAATAAAGCCCTGGCAAAAGATCCGTTTGACCCCATGATTCTTTTGGAATTGGGTAGGCTTTATATCCGTAACACTGAATACTCTCGTGCCATAACGATCCTGGACAGCATGGCCGATGCCCCCCTGCTGGGAGACTGGGCTATTTTCAACCGCTCTGTTGCCCAAATCCAAAACGGCAACCTGCCGGCAGCCCAAAAAGGTCTTGAACATGTCCTGGATAATGGTAAACCCGGATTTGAAAAAGCCAACTATCACATGGCCGAAATCATGTCCAGGCAGTCAGAAAAAGCCCTGTCGAACTATTACCTGGGGGTTTATTACGCCCGTATCCATGACGAACAAAATGCGGCTCGCCAGCTTGAGCGGGCCCTTGACACCCTGGACGATGAAAAAATGCGTGAAAAGGCCCAAAACGAGCTGGAAAATCTAACAGGCAAGGGCAGAAAAAGAACAAACCAAAGCAAACGCATGTAA